A single genomic interval of Zingiber officinale cultivar Zhangliang chromosome 4A, Zo_v1.1, whole genome shotgun sequence harbors:
- the LOC121972223 gene encoding calcium-dependent protein kinase 5-like — protein MLCSKPSERLTAHQVLCHPWICDHGVAPDRALDPAVLSRLKQFSAMNKLKKMALRVIAEILSEEEIAGLREMFKAMDTDNSGSITFDELKAGFRRYGSTLKDTEIRDLMEAADVDNSGTIDYGEFIAATVHLNKLEREEHLAAAFSYFDKDGSGYITVDELQQACKEHNMTDAFLEDIIKEVDQDNDGRIDYGEFVAMMQKGTMGLGLGRWTIRNSLNISMRNSLNISMRDHKCRCS, from the exons ATGCTATGTTCTAAACCTTCAGAACGCTTGACAGCCCATCAAGTACTAT GTCATCCTTGGATATGTGATCATGGAGTTGCTCCTGATCGAGCACTTGATCCGGCAGTTCTTTCTCGCCTCAAACAATTCTCTGCAATGAATAAGTTAAAGAAGATGGCTTTGCGA GTTATAGCGGAAATCCTTTCGGAGGAAGAGATTGccggattaagagaaatgttcaAGGCAATGGACACAGACAACAGTGGGTCAATTACCTTTGATGAGCTTAAAGCAGGTTTCAGAAGATATGGTTCGACTTTAAAGGATACAGAGATTCGTGATCTTATGGAAGCA GCAGATGTGGACAACAGCGGAACCATCGACTATGGTGAATTCATTGCTGCAACAGTACATCTTAACAAGCTAGAGCGCGAGGAACACTTGGCGGCGGCTTTTTCATACTTCGACAAGGATGGAAGTGGTTATATCACAGTTGACGAGCTTCAACAAGCTTGCAAAGAGCATAATATGACTGATGCTTTTCTCGAAGACATCATTAAAGAAGTGGATCAGGATAAT GATGGTCGCATTGATTACGGTGAGTTTGTTGCTATGATGCAAAAGGGTACCATGGGATTGGGACTCGGTCGGTGGACAATTAGGAATAGTTTAAACATAAGCATGAGGAATAGTTTAAACATAAGCATGAGGGATCACAAATGCCGTTGCAGTTGA